A window of Drosophila subobscura isolate 14011-0131.10 chromosome E, UCBerk_Dsub_1.0, whole genome shotgun sequence contains these coding sequences:
- the LOC117889901 gene encoding muskelin isoform X2, with translation MSSSSTSSPTDNSSHGSVALSSFAALNAVSGTNTSTSGSQKPFSLSERLNFEIYRYSSYSPNYLPENVLVDTPNDQTSRWSAYTNIPPQFLTLKLRRPAIVKKIKFGKFEKSHVCNIKKFRVFGGLEDEHMVLLLEGGLKNDNIPEVFNLRCMTEDGSENLPVLYLKIVPLLSWGPSFNFSIWYIELHGQDDPMYTCARMKNYNTLREIEIIKLCLKHFRQQGYMSAFGALQEQTNVKLEHPLISELHKYLVVQGDFEKAERFIAECIDEGLMDEYLYKQDYKHTWHMKYTESETKPGNRGGHQLVVDAKKRLIYLYGGWDGYQDLSDLWVYKIEDDEWSLLCERSEQCSGPTPRSCHKMIFDPISENIFMLGRYLDNSIRTSEYIKSDFYLYDTRARNWMQICDDTSQVGGPQLVYDHQMCIDADKRTIYVFGGKILTPRSVNATGAIEPEYSGLFSYHIATNTWTQILVDCHHTSASQADVMSIKSRITHCMVFHNKQRKLYIYGGQRGKEDLDEFLSYDVDTQAISVLNKEHPNQGTTAGNEAKFEPSSGYTLRATIDCERDEIYIFSSLSKIKDRRDIQHMDASNSFWVYSLRQHKWSRIYYCRHSGQDGNSISRANVLGASKGDAALEPCPRYAHQLVYDELANNHYLFGGNPGICQQQQLRLDDFWLLSLEKPKRDEILKHCRFLVRKMRYEEMARQNPMQAMQYLRHNIADVIDHDDAEQLNNFHKLASLLFKTHDGCLDQRDSFVATPALCRNAEELYTDADLPMKELSDGSATENISLESNESLATSGISETASSPSSSSCTKRARTECTSDFMNKRAFLFNKLVQLMPPSMVQPERNLSDFVVM, from the exons ATGTCATCATCCTCAACGTCCAGCCCCACGGACAACAGTTCCCACGGTTCTGTGGCTCTATCCTCTTTCGCCGCCTTAAATGCAGTGTCTGGGACAAACACCAGCACAAGTGGGAGTCAGAAGCCATTTTCCCTTTCCGAGCGTTTGAACTTTGAGATTTACCGTTATTCCAGTTATTCTCCAAATTATCTGCCCGA aAATGTACTCGTAGACACACCGAACGATCAAACGTCCCGCTGGTCAGCCTATACCAACATCCCTCCACAGTTTCTTACCTTGAAGCTGCGACGCCCCGCCATTGttaagaaaatcaaatttggCAAATTCGAAAAGTCGCACGTTTGCAACATAAAGAAGTTTCGTGTATTCGGTGGCCTGGAGGATGAGCACATGGTCTTGTTGCTAGAGGG tgGACTCAAGAACGACAATATACCAGAAGTATTCAACCTGCGCTGCATGACCGAAGACGGCTCGGAGAATCTGCCAGTACTGTATCTCAAGATTGTTCCACTGCTGTCTTGGGGTCCATCGTTCAACTTCAGTATATGGTACATCGAACTCCACGGCCAAGACGATCCCATGTATACTTGTGCGCGGATGAAAAATTATAACACACTAAGAGAAATTGAGATTATCAAATTGTGCCTGAAGCACTTCCGCCAGCAGGGCTACATGAGTGCCTTCGGGGCTCTTCAGGAGCAAACAAATGTGAAACTGGAGCACCCGCTTATCAGTGAATTGCACAAATACCTG GTGGTGCAAGGAGACTTTGAGAAGGCCGAGCGCTTCATTGCCGAGTGCATTGATGAGGGGCTAATGGACGAGTATCTGTACAAGCAAGATTACAAGCACACCTGGCATATGAAATACACTGAAAGCGAGACAAAACCTG GCAATCGTGGTGGCCATCAGCTGGTGGTCGATGCCAAAAAACGCCTCATATACCTGTACGGCGGTTGGGATGGCTATCAGGATCTGAGTGACCTTTGGGTATATAAGATTGAAGATGATGAATGGAGTCTGCTTTGCGAAAGGTCAGAGCAATGCAGCGGGCCCACGCCGCGTTCCTGCCACAAAATGATATTTGATCCGATAAGCGAAAACATCTTTATGCTCGGCCGTTACCTAGACAACTCGATACGAACATCAGAATACATCAAGAGCGACTTTTATCTGTACGATACACGGGCTCGAAACTGGATGCAGATCTGCGATGACACCAGCCAGGTGGGTGGGCCGCAGCTCGTCTACGACCATCAGATGTGCATCGATGCCGACAAGCGAACCATTTACGTATTTGGCGGCAAAATACTGACACCACGCAGCGTCAATGCCACGGGTGCCATCGAGCCCGAGTACTCCGGACTGTTCTCCTATCACATTGCAACGAATACCTGGACCCAAATACTCGTCGACTGTCATCACACGAGCGCCTCGCAGGCTGATGTTATGTCTATTAAGTCACGCATCACGCACTGCATGGTCTTCCACAAT aaacaaagaaaactctACATTTATGGCGGCCAACGTGGCAAGGAGGATCTGGATGAGTTCCTCAGCTATGACGTGGACACGCAAGCCATATCAGTGCTTAACAAAGAACATCCGAATCAAGGAACCACCGCTGGCAATGAGGCCAAATTTGAGCCATCATCGGGCTACACTTTGCGGGCGACGATTGACTGTGAACGCGACGAAATTTACATATTCTCC AGTCTGAGCAAGATTAAGGATCGCCGTGACATACAGCATATGGATGCATCAAACTCCTTTTGGGTCTATTCGTTGCGTCAACACAAGTGGTCGCGCATCTACTATTGTCGGCACAGTGGCCAAGATGGGAACTCTATTAGCAGAGCCAACGTTTTGGGAGCCTCTAAAGGTGATGCTGCTCTGGAGCCCTGCCCACGCTATGCTCATCAGTTGGTCTACGATGAATTGGCCAACAACCATTATCTTTTTGGTGGAAATCCAGGAATCtgtcagcaacaacagctgcgCCTGGATGATTTTTGGCTTCTCTCTTTAGAAAA ACCTAAACGTGACGAGATTCTAAAGCATTGCCGCTTCCTGGTGCGTAAGATGCGCTATGAGGAGATGGCTCGCCAAAATCCCATGCAGGCGATGCAATACCTGCGTCACAACATCGCCGATGTTATTGATCACGACGATGCAGAGCAGTTGAATAAC TTTCACAAGCTGGCCTCGCTGCTCTTCAAGACACACGACGGATGCCTAGACCAGAGAGACAGTTTTGTGGCCACGCCTGCTCTATGTCGCAATGCGGAAGAGCTCTATACTGACGCTGATCTACCAATGAAAG AACTGTCCGATGGTAGCGCAACCGAGAACATTTCCCTGGAATCAAATGAGAGCCTAGCCACCTCTGGCATATCGGAGACTGCCTCCAGTCCCAGCTCCTCATCTTGCACCAAAAGAGCACGCACCGAGTGCACTTCCGATTTCATGAACAAACGAGCTTTCCTATTTAACAAGCTTGTGCAGCTGATGCCACCAAGCATGGTCCAGCCGGAGCGAAACCTCAGTGACTTTGTTGTCATGTGA
- the LOC117892381 gene encoding transcription elongation factor SPT4, with amino-acid sequence MSFDAIPKDLRGLRACLVCSLVKSFDQFETDGCENCEEFLRMKGNKDNVYDHTSNNFDGLIALATPTDSWVAKWQRLARFTRGIYAISVSGTLPQSTLRDMKNRGIVYKSRDRSQR; translated from the exons ATGTCCTTTGACGCGATACCCAAGGATCTGAGGGGTCTGCGTGCCTGCCTGGTTTGTTCCTTGGTGAAG AGTTTTGATCAATTTGAGACTGACGGCTGTGAAAACTGCGAAGAGTTCTTGCGCATGAAAGGTAACAAAGATAATGTGTATGACCACACGAGCAACAATTTTGATGGGCTCATAGCTTTAGCCACACCCACCGATTCCTGGGTGGCGAAATGGCAGCGATTAG CTCGGTTTACACGCGGCATTTATGCTATATCCGTGTCAGGAACTTTACCACAATCAACATTAAGGGACATGAAGAACAGAGGAATTGTCTACAAATCGCGCGACAGGAGCCAGCGCTGA
- the LOC117889901 gene encoding muskelin isoform X1 — translation MSSSSTSSPTDNSSHGSVALSSFAALNAVSGTNTSTSGSQKPFSLSERLNFEIYRYSSYSPNYLPENVLVDTPNDQTSRWSAYTNIPPQFLTLKLRRPAIVKKIKFGKFEKSHVCNIKKFRVFGGLEDEHMVLLLEGGLKNDNIPEVFNLRCMTEDGSENLPVLYLKIVPLLSWGPSFNFSIWYIELHGQDDPMYTCARMKNYNTLREIEIIKLCLKHFRQQGYMSAFGALQEQTNVKLEHPLISELHKYLVVQGDFEKAERFIAECIDEGLMDEYLYKQDYKHTWHMKYTESETKPGNRGGHQLVVDAKKRLIYLYGGWDGYQDLSDLWVYKIEDDEWSLLCERSEQCSGPTPRSCHKMIFDPISENIFMLGRYLDNSIRTSEYIKSDFYLYDTRARNWMQICDDTSQVGGPQLVYDHQMCIDADKRTIYVFGGKILTPRSVNATGAIEPEYSGLFSYHIATNTWTQILVDCHHTSASQADVMSIKSRITHCMVFHNKQRKLYIYGGQRGKEDLDEFLSYDVDTQAISVLNKEHPNQGTTAGNEAKFEPSSGYTLRATIDCERDEIYIFSSLSKIKDRRDIQHMDASNSFWVYSLRQHKWSRIYYCRHSGQDGNSISRANVLGASKGDAALEPCPRYAHQLVYDELANNHYLFGGNPGICQQQQLRLDDFWLLSLEKPKRDEILKHCRFLVRKMRYEEMARQNPMQAMQYLRHNIADVIDHDDAEQLNNFHKLASLLFKTHDGCLDQRDSFVATPALCRNAEELYTDADLPMKEELSDGSATENISLESNESLATSGISETASSPSSSSCTKRARTECTSDFMNKRAFLFNKLVQLMPPSMVQPERNLSDFVVM, via the exons ATGTCATCATCCTCAACGTCCAGCCCCACGGACAACAGTTCCCACGGTTCTGTGGCTCTATCCTCTTTCGCCGCCTTAAATGCAGTGTCTGGGACAAACACCAGCACAAGTGGGAGTCAGAAGCCATTTTCCCTTTCCGAGCGTTTGAACTTTGAGATTTACCGTTATTCCAGTTATTCTCCAAATTATCTGCCCGA aAATGTACTCGTAGACACACCGAACGATCAAACGTCCCGCTGGTCAGCCTATACCAACATCCCTCCACAGTTTCTTACCTTGAAGCTGCGACGCCCCGCCATTGttaagaaaatcaaatttggCAAATTCGAAAAGTCGCACGTTTGCAACATAAAGAAGTTTCGTGTATTCGGTGGCCTGGAGGATGAGCACATGGTCTTGTTGCTAGAGGG tgGACTCAAGAACGACAATATACCAGAAGTATTCAACCTGCGCTGCATGACCGAAGACGGCTCGGAGAATCTGCCAGTACTGTATCTCAAGATTGTTCCACTGCTGTCTTGGGGTCCATCGTTCAACTTCAGTATATGGTACATCGAACTCCACGGCCAAGACGATCCCATGTATACTTGTGCGCGGATGAAAAATTATAACACACTAAGAGAAATTGAGATTATCAAATTGTGCCTGAAGCACTTCCGCCAGCAGGGCTACATGAGTGCCTTCGGGGCTCTTCAGGAGCAAACAAATGTGAAACTGGAGCACCCGCTTATCAGTGAATTGCACAAATACCTG GTGGTGCAAGGAGACTTTGAGAAGGCCGAGCGCTTCATTGCCGAGTGCATTGATGAGGGGCTAATGGACGAGTATCTGTACAAGCAAGATTACAAGCACACCTGGCATATGAAATACACTGAAAGCGAGACAAAACCTG GCAATCGTGGTGGCCATCAGCTGGTGGTCGATGCCAAAAAACGCCTCATATACCTGTACGGCGGTTGGGATGGCTATCAGGATCTGAGTGACCTTTGGGTATATAAGATTGAAGATGATGAATGGAGTCTGCTTTGCGAAAGGTCAGAGCAATGCAGCGGGCCCACGCCGCGTTCCTGCCACAAAATGATATTTGATCCGATAAGCGAAAACATCTTTATGCTCGGCCGTTACCTAGACAACTCGATACGAACATCAGAATACATCAAGAGCGACTTTTATCTGTACGATACACGGGCTCGAAACTGGATGCAGATCTGCGATGACACCAGCCAGGTGGGTGGGCCGCAGCTCGTCTACGACCATCAGATGTGCATCGATGCCGACAAGCGAACCATTTACGTATTTGGCGGCAAAATACTGACACCACGCAGCGTCAATGCCACGGGTGCCATCGAGCCCGAGTACTCCGGACTGTTCTCCTATCACATTGCAACGAATACCTGGACCCAAATACTCGTCGACTGTCATCACACGAGCGCCTCGCAGGCTGATGTTATGTCTATTAAGTCACGCATCACGCACTGCATGGTCTTCCACAAT aaacaaagaaaactctACATTTATGGCGGCCAACGTGGCAAGGAGGATCTGGATGAGTTCCTCAGCTATGACGTGGACACGCAAGCCATATCAGTGCTTAACAAAGAACATCCGAATCAAGGAACCACCGCTGGCAATGAGGCCAAATTTGAGCCATCATCGGGCTACACTTTGCGGGCGACGATTGACTGTGAACGCGACGAAATTTACATATTCTCC AGTCTGAGCAAGATTAAGGATCGCCGTGACATACAGCATATGGATGCATCAAACTCCTTTTGGGTCTATTCGTTGCGTCAACACAAGTGGTCGCGCATCTACTATTGTCGGCACAGTGGCCAAGATGGGAACTCTATTAGCAGAGCCAACGTTTTGGGAGCCTCTAAAGGTGATGCTGCTCTGGAGCCCTGCCCACGCTATGCTCATCAGTTGGTCTACGATGAATTGGCCAACAACCATTATCTTTTTGGTGGAAATCCAGGAATCtgtcagcaacaacagctgcgCCTGGATGATTTTTGGCTTCTCTCTTTAGAAAA ACCTAAACGTGACGAGATTCTAAAGCATTGCCGCTTCCTGGTGCGTAAGATGCGCTATGAGGAGATGGCTCGCCAAAATCCCATGCAGGCGATGCAATACCTGCGTCACAACATCGCCGATGTTATTGATCACGACGATGCAGAGCAGTTGAATAAC TTTCACAAGCTGGCCTCGCTGCTCTTCAAGACACACGACGGATGCCTAGACCAGAGAGACAGTTTTGTGGCCACGCCTGCTCTATGTCGCAATGCGGAAGAGCTCTATACTGACGCTGATCTACCAATGAAAG AAGAACTGTCCGATGGTAGCGCAACCGAGAACATTTCCCTGGAATCAAATGAGAGCCTAGCCACCTCTGGCATATCGGAGACTGCCTCCAGTCCCAGCTCCTCATCTTGCACCAAAAGAGCACGCACCGAGTGCACTTCCGATTTCATGAACAAACGAGCTTTCCTATTTAACAAGCTTGTGCAGCTGATGCCACCAAGCATGGTCCAGCCGGAGCGAAACCTCAGTGACTTTGTTGTCATGTGA
- the LOC117892379 gene encoding mevalonate kinase, producing the protein MLKFQVHAPGKVILHGEHAVVYNRPALAAVVGLGTNLKFRQEAGSQVASFKLDALNCTLEIQLADFNAFLENFRKYPADSTAKLMEEVRGEVSKQLERAAGSTPKPATQRAFISIYYLLAGAVLSSPKDPKLTLQTGFQVQVDTELNVGAGLGSSASFGAALAAAFLILSGHFDQENYLQEENQALISSWAYESERVNHGTPSGLDNTVCTYGGMLRYVKGQGFQSLKIQKPLNILLVDSRVSRSTADIVAKVRHLAEGFPQLIEAIWQACEELVTAAVPLYESFGNAQDDSAKFEKLERLFQINNDLLKAIGVSHPKLEQIFTIAFKRGFFSKLTGAGAGGYAIVLLPENFECNEVYWKLKEELESAGFGVHVTTAGGVGLRVGSLDD; encoded by the coding sequence ATGCTCAAGTTCCAGGTCCACGCTCCGGGCAAGGTTATTCTCCATGGCGAGCACGCTGTCGTCTACAATAGACCTGCCCTGGCCGCTGTTGTTGGCCTGGGCACCAATCTGAAGTTCCGCCAAGAGGCGGGCAGCCAGGTAGCGAGCTTCAAGCTGGACGCTCTCAACTGCACTCTGGAGATCCAGCTTGCCGACTTTAATGCGTTTCTCGAAAACTTCCGCAAGTATCCGGCGGACAGCACGGCCAAGCTTATGGAGGAGGTGCGCGGGGAAGTGTCCAAGCAACTGGAAAGAGCTGCCGGCAGCACACCCAAGCCGGCTACCCAAAGGGCGTTCATATCCATCTACTACTTGCTGGCTGGAGCTGTACTCTCATCACCAAAAGATCCAAAGCTGACTCTTCAAACCGGTTTCCAGGTGCAGGTAGACACCGAGCTGAACGTGGGCGCCGGTTTGGGTAGCTCTGCTTCGTTTGGAGCAGCTCTGGCCGCCGCTTTCCTCATCTTGTCCGGCCACTTTGACCAGGAGAACTACCTGCAGGAGGAAAATCAGGCTCTTATCTCGAGCTGGGCCTACGAATCGGAGCGTGTCAATCATGGAACACCCTCTGGACTGGACAACACTGTGTGCACTTACGGCGGCATGCTGCGCTATGTGAAAGGACAAGGGTTTCAGTCCCTGAAAATACAGAAACCGCTCAACATTCTTCTGGTTGACAGTCGCGTGAGCCGCAGCACGGCAGACATCGTGGCCAAGGTTCGCCATTTAGCTGAAGGCTTTCCTCAGCTTATTGAAGCCATTTGGCAAGCCTGTGAGGAGCTAGTGACCGCTGCTGTCCCACTTTACGAGAGCTTCGGCAATGCCCAGGACGACAGTGCAAAGTTTGAAAAACTCGAACGGCTCTTCCAAATCAACAACGATCTGCTGAAGGCCATTGGTGTGTCGCACCCCAAGCTGGAACAGATATTCACCATTGCGTTCAAGAGAGGCTTCTTCTCGAAGTTAACCGGCGCTGGGGCTGGTGGCTATGCAATCGTCCTGCTGCCAGAGAACTTCGAGTGCAACGAGGTGTACTGGAAGCTTAAGGAGGAACTCGAGTCGGCGGGCTTTGGCGTTCATGTGACGACAGCTGGCGGTGTTGGATTGCGTGTTGGCTCTTTGGACGATTGA